The following proteins come from a genomic window of Nautilia profundicola AmH:
- a CDS encoding FAD-dependent thymidylate synthase — protein MIVKALESKYKPTDIAVGSARSCYFGKHIVTPESAAEWDKKNDLLNSIFKAGHHTTLMHYNFTFLIEGMSRLLIWRLLHAHPFYNSEQVSQRYAKMKIENFTYPKNADREKWQKYYENMFFYYEELISRLTPEIEKVLPKFKKKEAKKRAQEFARYLLPMGMNAHLYHTVNIITALRYINAVKVIPEAKAEAEEFVSQMKREMLKIDENLAPLIEFAENEEVVFPNIDIEKIKKAKNVTKKVEVFDIVDYDFELNANYAGVLRTSNIYLDEAILGSFNSYIKLSLSADAQNQRHRRSPAVRPKLENIYKRDFYMPKICNSVKELYVRAVEYSYDFFENQKEILGFGEAAYALLNAHNIEIVEHNDFQEFAHKAQMRLCYNAQEEIFDIVYAQVEELKNAGVKAADKFMPPCTLRYQEGIKPVCPEGDRFCGTKVWKMEFDEYERLI, from the coding sequence ATGATTGTAAAAGCGCTTGAAAGCAAATACAAACCGACCGACATAGCCGTAGGAAGTGCAAGAAGCTGTTATTTCGGAAAGCATATAGTAACGCCTGAGAGTGCGGCTGAGTGGGATAAAAAAAACGATCTTTTAAATTCAATATTTAAAGCCGGGCATCATACCACTCTTATGCATTATAACTTTACATTTTTGATTGAGGGTATGAGCAGGCTTTTGATCTGGAGGCTTTTACACGCGCATCCTTTTTACAATTCCGAGCAGGTAAGCCAGAGATACGCCAAAATGAAAATCGAAAATTTCACGTACCCAAAAAACGCAGACAGGGAAAAGTGGCAGAAATATTATGAAAATATGTTTTTTTATTATGAAGAGCTTATTTCAAGACTGACTCCGGAAATTGAAAAAGTACTTCCAAAGTTTAAGAAAAAAGAAGCGAAAAAAAGGGCCCAGGAATTTGCGAGATATTTGTTACCGATGGGTATGAACGCGCATCTTTACCATACCGTAAACATCATTACAGCTTTAAGATACATAAATGCCGTAAAGGTGATACCGGAGGCAAAAGCTGAAGCTGAAGAGTTTGTATCTCAAATGAAAAGGGAAATGCTGAAAATTGATGAAAACTTAGCTCCTTTAATAGAGTTTGCCGAAAATGAAGAAGTAGTGTTTCCGAATATTGATATAGAAAAAATTAAAAAGGCAAAAAACGTAACCAAAAAGGTTGAGGTGTTTGACATAGTTGATTATGATTTTGAACTTAATGCAAACTATGCTGGTGTTTTAAGAACATCAAACATATATCTTGATGAGGCCATACTCGGTAGTTTTAATTCTTATATCAAGCTCTCGCTTAGTGCAGATGCGCAAAATCAAAGACACAGACGCTCGCCTGCTGTTCGTCCAAAACTTGAGAATATTTATAAAAGAGATTTTTATATGCCGAAAATCTGTAACAGTGTTAAAGAATTATATGTTAGAGCGGTAGAGTATTCATATGACTTTTTTGAAAATCAAAAAGAAATTTTAGGTTTCGGTGAAGCGGCGTATGCACTTTTAAATGCACACAATATTGAGATTGTAGAACATAACGATTTTCAAGAGTTTGCTCATAAAGCACAGATGAGACTTTGTTATAATGCCCAGGAAGAAATATTTGATATTGTTTATGCACAGGTTGAAGAACTAAAAAATGCCGGAGTAAAAGCGGCTGATAAATTTATGCCTCCTTGTACGTTAAGATATCAAGAGGGTATTAAACCTGTATGTCCTGAAGGAGACAGGTTTTGTGGTACAAAAGTTTGGAAAATGGAGTTTGATGAATACGAAAGGCTTATATAG
- a CDS encoding Hpt domain-containing protein, with translation MKIQDYLYNEFDSNIVEEFLMLLDIMEDNLDLTIERLYTDYDEAINDLFRMFHNLKSATAYLKIDRIKNFAHFVEDILDKAREKHDVKEELIDWLFKVADQFHEWYGNIDRNEELAPLHPDIFKVPKI, from the coding sequence ATGAAAATACAAGATTATCTGTATAATGAGTTTGATTCCAATATTGTAGAGGAGTTTTTAATGCTTCTCGATATTATGGAAGATAATCTTGATTTAACTATCGAGAGGCTCTATACTGATTATGATGAAGCAATTAACGATTTATTTAGGATGTTTCATAATTTGAAATCTGCGACTGCATATTTAAAAATAGACAGAATAAAAAATTTCGCACATTTTGTTGAAGACATATTAGATAAAGCCAGAGAGAAACATGATGTAAAAGAAGAATTGATTGACTGGTTGTTTAAAGTGGCTGATCAGTTTCACGAATGGTACGGTAATATAGACAGAAATGAAGAACTGGCGCCTCTTCATCCCGATATTTTTAAAGTGCCTAAAATATAA
- a CDS encoding SAM-dependent methyltransferase — protein MRNKENEAVFIERINKINPKILEGLKEKKEFSFRINRHKAGLEAVEELKKEGYNPKPVEWSEWVYTLPIEDRKKITKSKTYTANKIYIQNLSSIISALSLDIDENDWVLDLAAAPGGKSLIFSEKAKKVSAVEPDKNRFFRMKRNFKEHGAKNIQTYNKDGRFVYKATGEMFDKVFLDAPCSSEAHIDFDEGITWWNLKRVRRFSKLQKELIISAFEALKPGGEMIFATCTFAPEENEESVDFLLNKYENAEVVDVNLPIDNIQKGIMEWEDKKYHPDVSKTVRILPKGAYSGFYFAKIKKH, from the coding sequence GTGAGAAACAAAGAAAACGAAGCTGTTTTTATAGAAAGAATAAATAAAATAAACCCTAAGATTCTTGAAGGGTTGAAAGAAAAAAAAGAGTTCTCATTCAGAATAAACCGCCACAAAGCGGGACTTGAAGCGGTGGAAGAGTTAAAAAAAGAAGGATACAATCCTAAACCTGTGGAATGGAGCGAGTGGGTATATACGCTTCCTATTGAAGATAGAAAAAAAATAACCAAATCCAAAACATATACGGCAAACAAAATATACATACAAAACCTCTCATCCATTATTTCGGCACTGTCCCTTGATATAGACGAAAATGACTGGGTTTTGGATCTTGCCGCTGCACCTGGAGGGAAAAGCCTGATATTCAGCGAAAAAGCTAAGAAGGTAAGTGCTGTAGAGCCTGATAAAAACAGATTTTTCAGAATGAAAAGAAACTTTAAAGAACACGGTGCCAAAAATATTCAGACATACAACAAAGACGGCAGATTTGTATATAAAGCAACAGGAGAGATGTTTGACAAGGTGTTTTTGGATGCTCCTTGCAGTTCTGAAGCGCATATTGATTTTGACGAGGGGATTACATGGTGGAATCTTAAGAGGGTAAGAAGGTTTTCCAAACTCCAAAAAGAACTTATAATTTCGGCATTTGAAGCACTGAAACCCGGAGGAGAAATGATTTTCGCCACATGTACGTTTGCTCCGGAAGAAAATGAAGAAAGTGTTGATTTTTTATTAAACAAATACGAAAACGCAGAGGTTGTAGATGTAAATCTTCCGATTGATAATATTCAAAAAGGTATAATGGAATGGGAAGATAAAAAATATCATCCAGATGTGTCAAAAACAGTAAGGATATTACCAAAAGGTGCGTATTCCGGATTTTATTTTGCAAAAATTAAAAAACATTAA